From the genome of Thermoflexus hugenholtzii, one region includes:
- a CDS encoding penicillin-binding transpeptidase domain-containing protein: protein MRKGWTRRTFLLRALPAAAGGWLSACRVLSPPPPTPSPVPPTPTPRPSPAGTATAALEALTREAIDELWALLTPASQAAMPREDLQARWRETLNAAGVQAIEIQPLSLIEEGESARARYRIRWKTALFGEREAEGTLELRWTAGGWRVVWRDALLWPELREGERLQVEYVIPERANLYDREGRGLAVQGEWVEIGVVPGQIADEGQLLARLTQATGLPPETIRARYAGGQPDWYMPVLALPADRVAPFLTDLEATPGVVLRSRSGRIYAGVAAQTVGIVGKIPAEELDAWRRRGYRGDEWVGRMGLEAWGEPYLAGTHGGRLWIQPSRPEDGPSRLLAERPFTPGRPITTTLDRELQARVEEIFGDRTGAVVVMDPRNGDILAMVSRPAFDPNALFGPNPPPPPPGAFLNRATQGLYPPGSIFKIVVMAAALTHGFTARSTFQDPGYWDGLGPGYRKWCWLRTGHGMVDLPTALTVSCNVAFYQLGFALHQQDPDLLPRMARAFGLGAPTGIRGVPEEAGLVPDAAWRAQQGGRPWSVGDAVNMSIGQSDLLVTPLQIARMLAAVANGGILYRPRLVQRIGPAPGVPEETFPPEIQGRLPVPEEALAVIREGLVGVTTHPRGTATWVFRGMPFAVAGKTGTAETAPGRPPHAWFACYAPADRPERVVVVIVENGGQGSAVAAPIARQILEAAYSLPLTPLPTPPPQEDR, encoded by the coding sequence ATGAGGAAGGGATGGACCCGTCGGACCTTCCTGTTGCGGGCGCTTCCGGCCGCGGCGGGAGGGTGGCTGAGCGCGTGCCGGGTTCTTTCGCCTCCCCCTCCCACGCCGAGCCCGGTGCCGCCGACCCCCACGCCCCGGCCTTCCCCGGCCGGGACGGCGACGGCGGCGCTGGAGGCCCTTACGCGGGAAGCGATCGACGAACTCTGGGCGCTGCTCACCCCTGCCTCCCAGGCGGCCATGCCCCGGGAGGACCTCCAGGCGCGCTGGCGGGAGACCCTCAACGCCGCCGGGGTGCAGGCCATCGAGATCCAGCCGTTGAGCCTGATCGAAGAGGGAGAGAGCGCCCGGGCCCGCTACCGCATCCGCTGGAAGACCGCCCTGTTCGGGGAGCGCGAGGCGGAGGGCACGCTGGAGCTGCGCTGGACCGCCGGCGGCTGGCGGGTGGTCTGGCGGGATGCCCTCCTCTGGCCGGAGCTTCGGGAGGGCGAACGGCTGCAGGTGGAATACGTGATCCCCGAGCGGGCCAACCTCTACGACCGCGAAGGACGCGGCCTGGCCGTCCAGGGGGAATGGGTGGAGATCGGCGTGGTGCCGGGGCAGATCGCCGACGAGGGGCAACTGCTCGCGCGCCTGACCCAGGCCACCGGGCTCCCTCCGGAGACCATCCGGGCGCGTTACGCGGGCGGGCAGCCGGACTGGTATATGCCGGTCCTCGCCCTCCCCGCCGATCGGGTGGCGCCGTTCCTGACCGACCTGGAGGCCACCCCCGGCGTGGTCCTGCGCTCCCGCAGCGGACGGATCTACGCGGGCGTGGCGGCGCAGACGGTAGGGATCGTGGGCAAGATCCCGGCCGAGGAATTGGACGCGTGGCGGCGCCGGGGCTATCGGGGCGACGAGTGGGTGGGGCGGATGGGCTTAGAGGCATGGGGGGAGCCTTACCTGGCCGGGACTCACGGCGGCCGCCTGTGGATCCAGCCCTCCCGCCCGGAGGACGGTCCCTCGCGGCTGCTCGCCGAGCGGCCTTTCACGCCGGGCCGCCCCATCACCACCACCCTGGATCGGGAGCTCCAGGCTCGGGTGGAGGAGATCTTCGGGGATCGGACGGGAGCGGTGGTGGTGATGGATCCGCGCAATGGGGACATCCTGGCCATGGTCAGCCGGCCGGCCTTTGATCCCAACGCCCTGTTCGGGCCGAACCCGCCGCCGCCCCCACCGGGGGCTTTCCTGAACCGGGCCACCCAGGGCCTGTATCCCCCCGGCTCGATCTTTAAGATCGTGGTGATGGCCGCTGCCCTGACCCACGGGTTCACCGCCCGCAGCACCTTTCAGGATCCGGGCTACTGGGATGGCCTGGGGCCGGGTTATCGGAAGTGGTGCTGGCTGCGGACCGGCCACGGCATGGTGGATCTTCCCACCGCCCTCACCGTCTCCTGCAACGTGGCCTTCTATCAACTTGGGTTCGCCCTCCATCAGCAGGATCCGGATCTCCTCCCGCGGATGGCCCGGGCCTTCGGGCTGGGCGCTCCCACCGGGATCCGGGGGGTGCCGGAGGAGGCCGGGCTGGTGCCGGACGCGGCGTGGCGGGCGCAACAAGGGGGTCGACCCTGGTCGGTGGGGGACGCGGTGAACATGTCCATTGGGCAGAGCGATCTCCTGGTGACCCCATTGCAGATCGCCCGGATGCTGGCGGCAGTCGCCAACGGGGGGATCCTCTACCGGCCCCGGCTGGTGCAGCGCATCGGCCCCGCCCCCGGGGTCCCCGAGGAGACCTTCCCCCCGGAGATCCAGGGGCGTCTCCCCGTTCCCGAGGAGGCCCTGGCGGTCATCCGGGAGGGTCTGGTGGGCGTGACCACCCATCCCCGGGGGACGGCCACCTGGGTCTTCCGGGGGATGCCCTTTGCGGTGGCGGGCAAGACGGGGACGGCGGAGACGGCTCCGGGGCGGCCGCCGCATGCGTGGTTCGCATGCTATGCCCCCGCGGATCGGCCGGAGCGGGTGGTCGTGGTGATCGTCGAAAACGGCGGCCAGGGCTCCGCCGTCGCTGCCCCCATCGCCCGCCAGATCCTGGAGGCCGCCTACAGCCTCCCCCTCACCCCCCTGCCCACCCCACCCCCGCAGGAAGATCGGTGA
- a CDS encoding tyrosine-type recombinase/integrase, with amino-acid sequence MNARTDAPSEALGIWVLRFLDARIAAEGTAPSTLRSYRHVLFRLVRFLEARGFRRWAEVDAPALQRFLDENVLQRGGSVRTWNQRLAVLRAFFRFLAQEGAIAENPALALSWRLPTRGSRLPLPPDQRQRLMDFARSLPETPLGLRDRLILHLIGKLGLRAGQAVALTLEDIDPEGERLRIQTRAGWRIYTLPAPVRESLIRYLQTGRPRLVRDPENRALLLNRRGDPLTRQGLWRAIRALGRRAGLLDVSPERLRQPPGLPFSTPGKEAG; translated from the coding sequence ATGAACGCCCGAACGGATGCTCCATCAGAAGCCCTCGGGATCTGGGTCCTCCGCTTCCTGGACGCCCGGATCGCCGCGGAGGGAACTGCCCCTTCCACCCTCCGCTCTTATCGACACGTCCTCTTCCGGCTCGTCCGTTTCCTGGAGGCCCGGGGCTTCCGCCGCTGGGCTGAGGTGGACGCCCCGGCGTTGCAACGCTTCCTGGATGAAAACGTGCTCCAGCGCGGCGGATCGGTCCGCACATGGAATCAGCGGCTGGCTGTCCTGCGGGCCTTCTTCCGCTTCCTGGCGCAGGAAGGAGCCATCGCGGAGAACCCGGCCCTCGCGCTGAGCTGGCGCCTCCCCACCCGGGGCTCCCGGCTCCCCCTTCCCCCGGATCAGCGCCAGCGCCTGATGGACTTCGCCCGGTCCCTTCCGGAGACCCCCCTGGGGCTACGAGACCGCCTGATCTTGCATCTCATCGGCAAACTGGGGTTGCGGGCCGGCCAGGCCGTTGCCCTCACCCTGGAGGACATCGATCCAGAGGGGGAGCGCCTGCGGATCCAGACCCGCGCCGGCTGGCGCATCTACACGCTCCCGGCGCCGGTTCGGGAGTCCCTGATCCGGTATCTCCAGACGGGACGCCCTCGTCTGGTTCGGGACCCGGAGAACCGGGCCCTGCTCCTCAACCGCCGGGGGGATCCGCTTACCCGCCAGGGCCTGTGGCGGGCGATCCGGGCCCTCGGCCGGCGGGCAGGGCTCCTGGACGTTTCCCCAGAACGGTTGCGGCAGCCCCCGGGCCTTCCCTTCTCGACCCCGGGGAAGGAGGCAGGATGA
- a CDS encoding YgiT-type zinc finger protein: protein MWPCPNCRIGYMRPRRITYAGYHGDFFIVIPNMPAYICDVCGNRQYDEEALLQLMPLIGPREEGGQAQDLGVEPPDRPQGPGWGTHRRPA, encoded by the coding sequence ATGTGGCCCTGCCCGAACTGCCGGATCGGCTATATGCGGCCGCGCCGGATCACCTACGCCGGCTACCACGGGGACTTCTTCATCGTCATCCCGAACATGCCCGCCTATATCTGCGATGTGTGCGGCAACCGCCAGTATGACGAGGAAGCCCTGCTCCAGCTGATGCCGCTCATCGGCCCTCGCGAGGAGGGCGGGCAGGCCCAGGACCTCGGGGTGGAACCTCCCGATCGCCCCCAGGGCCCGGGGTGGGGAACGCATCGGCGTCCCGCCTGA
- the deoC gene encoding deoxyribose-phosphate aldolase, giving the protein MWTREALAARIDHTLLRPEATPADIDRVCEEAVRYGCAAVCVNPIYVARAAERLAGTPVKVATVVGFPLGASLTAVRVAEASLALAQGAQELDIVLPIGLFRAGAIEAVRADLQAIIAVAHAAGAVCKVILETALLRPEEKIRAARLAVEAGADFVKTSTGFGPGGATVEDVALLRQAVGPTIGVKASGGIRTAEQAIALIEAGATRLGTSATVAILEALPLRAG; this is encoded by the coding sequence ATGTGGACTCGGGAGGCGCTGGCCGCGCGGATCGATCATACGTTGCTCCGCCCGGAGGCCACCCCGGCGGACATCGACCGGGTGTGTGAGGAGGCCGTGCGTTACGGCTGCGCGGCGGTGTGTGTGAACCCCATCTATGTCGCCCGCGCGGCCGAACGGCTGGCCGGAACCCCGGTGAAGGTGGCCACGGTGGTGGGGTTCCCCCTGGGGGCGAGCCTCACGGCGGTGCGGGTGGCCGAGGCCAGCCTGGCCCTGGCCCAGGGCGCTCAGGAGCTCGACATCGTGCTCCCCATCGGCCTGTTCCGGGCCGGGGCGATCGAGGCGGTGCGGGCGGATCTGCAGGCGATCATCGCGGTGGCCCACGCCGCGGGAGCCGTCTGCAAGGTGATCCTGGAGACCGCCCTGCTCCGCCCGGAGGAGAAAATCCGGGCCGCCCGCCTGGCCGTCGAGGCCGGGGCGGATTTCGTGAAGACCTCCACCGGCTTCGGGCCGGGCGGGGCGACGGTGGAGGACGTCGCGCTTCTGCGCCAGGCGGTAGGCCCCACAATCGGGGTGAAGGCCTCCGGCGGCATCCGCACGGCGGAACAGGCCATCGCCCTGATCGAGGCTGGCGCCACCCGATTGGGGACCAGCGCCACCGTCGCCATCCTGGAAGCCCTGCCGCTCCGCGCCGGCTGA
- the lepB gene encoding signal peptidase I → MEEPRTPVALESTEPILERAERGSHPLIAFLRELIETALIVLVAMALVNTATARFRIEGSSMEPTLHDGEYVLISKVSYWFGSPQRGDVVVFRFPHDPSRDFIKRVIGLPGETIAIRDGKVFINGHPLEEPYIRGPMGYTYGPVTLGPGEYFVLGDNRNASNDSHNWGTLPRSAIIGKAWLIYWPPSRWGLIRNPFGREVP, encoded by the coding sequence ATGGAGGAGCCGCGCACACCGGTGGCGCTGGAATCCACAGAACCGATCCTGGAGCGGGCGGAGCGAGGCTCGCACCCGCTGATCGCCTTCCTGCGGGAGCTGATCGAGACCGCCCTGATCGTGCTGGTGGCGATGGCTCTGGTCAACACAGCCACTGCCCGCTTCCGCATCGAAGGCTCCAGCATGGAGCCCACCCTGCACGATGGGGAATACGTGCTGATCAGCAAGGTCAGTTACTGGTTCGGTTCCCCCCAGCGGGGGGACGTCGTGGTCTTCCGTTTCCCTCACGATCCCTCCCGCGATTTCATCAAGCGGGTGATCGGGCTGCCGGGGGAGACCATCGCCATCCGGGACGGCAAGGTCTTCATCAACGGCCATCCCCTGGAGGAGCCTTACATCCGCGGCCCGATGGGATATACCTATGGGCCGGTGACTCTGGGGCCTGGGGAATATTTCGTCCTGGGCGACAACCGCAACGCGTCCAACGACTCCCACAACTGGGGGACCCTCCCCCGCTCGGCCATCATTGGGAAGGCATGGTTGATCTACTGGCCGCCCTCCCGCTGGGGCCTGATCCGGAATCCCTTTGGGAGGGAGGTGCCCTAA